The genomic window AATTCATTCTTATCTTTTTCATTTATCTTACTACTATTTATCATTTTTCTTGCATTGTAAATATTATAATAATCTCCTGAATAAGTAAATACCTCTAAATGCCTTTTAAAATAAATAATGTACATACTTTCATTTAAATATAATGAAATATCTTTATTCAAATTATATCGTCTTTTATTATAATTTAAATGGTCATTATTCAATGAAATTTCAAATCTCAAGATATTTTTTTCATATGCCATAATTTCTTTGTTTTTTACGATTCTTTCCCTTTCTTTATCATATACTTTTGATACTATACTCCTACTGTTATAGTATATAGTTGTATCAAATCCATTATATTTTTTCTTGAAGCCATACCTATCCATAGTCTTCTTATAAATATGAAATAATACTTTTCTTTGGTCTTCATTAACTATAGCATCATATCTATAATCTAATCTTTTCATATATGGCTCAATAAAATTACTCCCTGTAATGTCATATATGAAACCATATATTTTATCCTCTATTTGTATAATGTCTTCTTCTACTATCTCAGCTTTTTTTAATAATTTTATAAAATCAATTGTAAAGTTTAATCTATATATTCCATAAACTCTTTTTATAGAATGTATAGTTATTCCTGTATCTTTATATATTTTATTAATTAAAGACTCCACTTTAAAAAGTTCTTTTTTGTATTTCTTTTCTAAAAAATCTCTTTGTTTTTCATGAAAATTTATATAAAATTCTGCTGTATGTATCATAATTATTAATTCTCCTTCTACTATTTCATTTTATGGGATATTTATATTTTCTATTTTTTCAACATTTATAAGCTATATTTATATGCATTTTTTTATTTATCCCGAGCTAAATTTTTCCTTATCAATTAGTTTTAATTAAACAACTTGACATCATAATATATTTTTTAATTAAAAATTTATATAATATTTTTGCACTATCATTTTTATATAAGAAAAAAACACTTAACTTATTGCATATTTGCAATAAATTAAGTGTTTCTATCAATATCCTATAGAATTTAAATATCCTTTTATCTCTAAATATTCTTTATCATCTATTGTCATAAAATATTCATTTGCTCCTTTTAGAAACTCTTCTAATTCGTATTCTTTGCACTTATCCATTTCCAATACTCTCCCTTCTAAAACAGATATATTTTCTGTTTTAAATTGTATTTTCATTAATTCTTTTATCTTTCTAACAAGTAAGTCATCATAAATCGGTAACTTTACTATATATTTATTTTCTTTATTTTGAGCAACTATAAATATATGTTTCTTTTCAAGCTCTGTGCATATCCCCACCAGTTTTTCCAAAGCTTCTCTAAGTGATAATTTATTTTTTGATATATCTTCTAATATATTTGTTCCTTTTTTTATTAACACCCTGTCTTTTTGATTTGTAATTATTTTAGACTCCTTGTCTTTTAAAAAGCTTTTTGCTAACTCTTCATATGGTATATTAAGTGCTTCTGCCAATGAAATTGCATGTTCTGCTGATGGAGATTTATTTATTCCATTTTCTATACGACTTATATATGATGCACTTATTCCTGTTAAACTTTCAAGCTCAGTTAACTTAAGACTACAATTTTTTCTACTTATTTTTATTAAATCTGAAAATTCCATTATATACGCCTCCTTAAAACTTATAAGTTAATATTAACACTTCGTATTCTTACATGCAACTCTTTATTTTCCTATTGACAAATTTAATTTTTCATTTTATTATTTACCTATAAGAAAAATTAAATTTACTTCAAAGCAAATAAATAAGGGGGATTTATTATGGATACAAATATAAATAATGAAAACTTAGACATAGAAATTGATTTATTCACTAAATTAGGATTAGAACATCCTAACACTAAATACATAAAATCTAAAGAATTTATTAATATATTATTTGATATAGTATCTCAAAATATAAATAACTGTGAAACATCACTTGAAGGAGGATTTTAATAATGATAAAAAACAATAAAGAAATAAAAAATATATTTATGTATTGCCGTACGAGTACAGACTTACAAATAGATAACTTCTCAATTCCTTCCCAAATAGATAAAATAACTGCTTATTGCAAATTATATGGTTATAACATTTGTGGAAAATATATTGATGAGGGTAAAAGTGGAACAACTATTAAAAACAGAACAAACTTTGTTCAAATGATTAAGGATATGAAAAGTAAATCAAATCCGATACAAGCTATCTTAGTCTATAATATTAGCCGTTTATCAAGAAGTTTATCTGATATAGCCTATATAATAAAATTACTTGAAGAATATGATATTACTTTAATATCTATAGATGATAACATAAACACTTCTGATATTTATGGTCGAAGTATTGCATATATGCTTGGTACTTTTGCAGAATTAAGTCGATATAATATTGTAAGCACATGCCGTTCTGGTATGGAACAAAGGGCAAAAGAAGGTTTATGGAATGGTGGTAAAATATTTGGATATGTTTCTAATGTAGATAAAGAATTAGAGATAGTACCAGAACAAGAAAAAATTATAAAAGAAATTTTTAATCTCTATGTAAATAAAAACTGGGGATATAAAAAAATAGCTTGTTATCTTAATACTTGTAATTATAAGACACTTAAAAATGGTACTTGGTCTATACAATCTATAAAACAAATAATAGATAATCCAATATATGCTGGGTTTATAAGATGGGGGCAATATGTTGATTGGGCTAAAAAAGGAAGAAAAGGTAAAAATGAAAACTATGAATTATTCCAAGGACAACATCAACCTATTATTGATATGGATACTTGGACAAAAGCTCAAGCTATGAGGAAAATTAATAAAGATAAATTCAATAAAATATATGAAGGTGATTTTATATTAACAGGACTTCTACGTTGCCCAGTATGTGGTGCTTCTATGATAAGCCATCGTACTAAAAAGAAAAATAAACCTAATGAATTTTATCGCTATTATCAATGTTCTAACTTCTTTAATAAAGGAGTTACTGTATGTACATCTAACTTAGTAAATGCTGACACTGCTGAAAAATATGTGTTAGATAGAATATCTGAAATTATTAATTCACAAGAAATTATTAATTCATTAATTTCTAAATTAAATAATAGAACAACTAAAGATATAACTCCTCTTGAAAAGCAATTAAAAGAATTAGAAAAATCATTAGCCAAAATAAATATTAAAAGAAATGAACATATGGAAAATCATTTTAATGATTTTATTAGTTCTGATGATTTAAATGCAAATTTAAAATATTTAAGAGAAAAAGAAGATAAAATTACTACTCAAATAAATATAATCAAAAATGAAATTTCACAATTAGCAAATTTTCAATGTATAGATTCTAAAAAAGTTATTGATATCCTTAAAAATTTTAACAATGTATTTATAAATGCTACAATCGAACAAAAGAAATCATTATTACGCTCCATAATAGATAGTATTTCTGTTAATGAAGGTAAAACTACTAAAGATAGAATTATTAATAAAATCAAGTTGCATTTTGAGCCTGTAGATGTACAGGCTCAAAAAATAAATAAAAAGTTTGCGACTACTTATGATACGGTTCACCGTATCATAAATAAAAAACTATAGACTTACCCATATACAATATAATTAACATTAGTTCAAATTCAAGTTTCAACTATGTTTTTATAAAAAATAAGATAGTTTTAGTTACATAATCTCTCATTTATTAACTAATCCTATCTCAATTCAAAATTCTAACCATATTATTATATTTTATCTCTTTGCCTATTTATTAAGTCCAATATTTGCTATCTCTCTTAATATACTATGCTTATCTTCATTTTCAATTAAATAGTCAATAAATAATTCTTCAATCTCAGTATCATCTTTAATATTTGATAATATTTTAAATGCCTGTACCTTCAACTTACAATCACCTAATTTTTTAGCACAAATAATAGCTATCTTTTTAAGACGAATATCCTCCCTATTACTAAGATAAAAAAGTATTTTTTTCATTCTTTTTTGATTCTCATTATTGAGATTTTCAAGACATTCCTCAATTAATTCATCTGAAATATTGTATACTTCACTTGATATCATCTCAGCATACTCTTCTACTGTAGGATAATATTTGGAAGAATCCAAATACTTTTGCGCCCAAGATGTATTCTTAAATCTTCCTTCACTTAATTCCACTTTATTTTTGTCAACCAAAAATTCCTTCTTAGACTTTTGAGTAAGATATTGTACTGGTATATCATTGCTATTTATTCTAATATTAGAAAAACACAAGCTATCTATAAGCATTTCGTCCCCATTTTTTCTATATTCATATGCTGAAACTGGTATTATAGCTATACAATTTACTGGCCTTCTTAAAATAGATGCAGCACAAGTCTTATGATGACCATCAATAATGAAGCTCATAAACTCTTTAAAGTTATAAACTATTGCTCTTGGTGGTGATTCAGAATTATTTATTGTATTTAGGTAGTATTCAACTCTTTCTTCATTAAAACAACTTGTATCTTCAGTTGGATACAGAAATACTGGCTCACCATCAACATAGTTATAGTCATCTTCAGGCAATAAAACACCTACTGTTCCTGAATATTCAGTTGGTCTGTTTGGTATATTCCAAAAGAAATTTCCATCTCCATCTGTCGGATAGCATAAAATATCTGCTATTACATATAACCCACTTTCTAATAATGACAATAATGATTCTAAATCATTAATTGATGTTTCCAAACTAATAAAATTACTATTAATTTTATTACTAATTTCCATGAGTTCATGTGAATTTACTTTATTAATTCCTAAACCTAGAGATAATATACATTTGCAGGTTGGACAAGATGGAGAATTAATTTTCACTAAGGGAATATCATTAAGAGTTATCTGTTTCAAGTAACGCATTCCATAATATGAATCCTCAACAATGCTAGTAGATGTCTTTAACTTACCAGATCCATTAACATATATTAGTTTAGCATCATTACACATCGATAAAAATGAATAATCAATCTTATCATTAATTATTGTTATAATATTTTTTTTATCCAAATCCATCTCCAATCTCCTTAAGTTCCCTAATATGTATGTTTGTATAATATACATATTCAAATAATTACCTTTTAATTATAACATAAACCAGAAATCCTATTGATATCATTAGCTTTATATCTTTTTCATATTTCTACTAATTTTGCTTCTCCACAAATATGCTTCACCTTACTGTAAGTAAAAAAACTATATACTTTCACATATAAATATAGTTAATAATATTTCAAATTCAAGTTTTAATTATATATTTTCATAAAAAATAAGCAGTAAAATTTGCTCAGTATTTATTCTTTTCTAATCTATATTTTCCTTATAAATCTTCTTCAGCATCAATCCTCCCTAAAATATAAAAACTTCTATATGCAATCTAATTACACATAGAAGTTTATTGTAAGTAATGTCTTTATTCAAATATCATTCTTAACTATAATATATATTTATATTTTAGATTTATTTTATAATATTGTTCATCAAATCTACTATACAAATTGGAATTTATCGTCATAGTTATCCATTATGTTATTAGTTCCATGGTTCTGGAAGTAAATCTGATATTGTAAGAATTTTATCCTTTAACATTACTTCACATTTATAATTATTATAATCAATCTGATTTATAAATTCTCTACAGCGTCCGCAAGGTGCAACTATTTCACCTGAACGATAAACAGCTACCATTTTTACTATACAACTTTCTCCTGCTGTTATCATAGTAGCAATTGTTGCATGTTCAGCACAAAATCCCATTGAAGATGGTGTATCAATACAAACTCCCTTATATACATTCCCCTTTTCTGTAAGTATGGCTGCTGCTACAGAGGCTGCATAAGCACTACGTGATAACTCACGTGGATTTAATGTAGCTTTTGCAATTTCATATAATTTACTAAACTCCATAACTTTATATCCTTTTAAATATATCTTTATCCATACAAATTCCTATTTATTTATATAATATCAAACCTGATGTTACTTGGTATTGTTATACTATCTTAATATTCTTTAATTTGTATATAATTTATAAAGACTTTTTATATTTCTTAAAGTAAGATGAACTTAAAAAAATAAAAAAAGCACCAAAAATTATAAAAAATACTGAAGAAAAATATAGTTCTCCAATTAAATGCCATATTCCTATAGCTAACCATAAAACGCCTGCAATTCCATATAATTTCCATGAAATTTTATTATCTATTGTTTTACTGTTACATTTACCATACTTTTTTATTTGCTTGATTCTTGAATTATATGCTAAATAAGGCATAAAATTAAATACAAATATAAATATATCAATTATTAATAATCCAAGGATAATCAGAAATATAGGTTTAATAACCATTAAGGAAACAACTAGTAACCCCATTAATGCTATAGCTATTATTAAAGAATATAGAGTTCCTTTTCTTGTTGTATTTCTTATACTTGTATATTTATCTATTTCTGATTCACAATCACTATAAATTGGTTTAGTTCCAACTTGTGCTGAAAAAATGTGCATATAATTTTCTATAGAAACAACAAGTTTCCATCCAGCCTCTTTAAACATAGTGAAGTATTCTTCATTTGTCTCTGTTTGGTAATCTAGGTTATATACTATGTTTTGAGGCTTATCTTTTCTTAGTTTATAGAAAATTCCTACTACTATGTCTTCTAATATCCAACCTTGACTTGCATAATTTTTTAGTTTTTCCATATCATCTTCTTCACTAAATGCAAGTCCTCTAATCATTACATATTTCTTTTTCATGAATACCCTCCTTTTCTACTTTAAAAAATTTTCAGCAAATTTAACCATCTGCTTTTTACGCTCAATCTCTTTTATGAGCATCTCTCGTCCTTTATTTGTTATTTTATATACTTTTTTATTTTCATCTGTACCAGAACTTAATTCCACTAAATCTGCTGATAAAAGCTTTTTAAGTGTTGTATAAAGTGATGCAGGACCAATAGTAACTTCATTATTAGTAAGGTTCTCAATAGTTTTCATAATTAGGTATCCGTGCTTTTCCTCAATGACACTAGATAAAATATAAAAAGCAGAATCTGTTAGTTCCCCAATATCAATAGAATCTTTTCTTGGCATAAAATTCTCCTTCCTATCATTATATCATTTATTGATATATCATTAAATGTACTATATCAATAAATGATATATATGTCAAATGTTTATCTACTGCTTTTTATTTATATATCTTGTTTAATTATAAAAAAACACCACAAGGAATGCTGCTATTATAGCCACCCCCTGTAGGCGTTATCCAAACTTTTATCATTACATTTTAAAATCCAATTTTATTAAAAACTATATACTTTCACATATACAATATAGTTAGTAATATTTCAAATTCAAGTTTTAATTATATATTTTCATAAAAAAATAAGCAGTAAAATTTGCTTAACTTCTACTACTTATTATTAAAATTCATGGTAACATAAAATCCTTTTTCTTTTGCCTGTTTTATATTACTTATCTATAACCTTCATTTGTTCTCGTTGTAATATGATGTTTTATAAATTCGCATAAAAGTCTTTTTCTTCTTTGCTTTTTGAGCTTTCAAGCAATTTCATAATATCATTATAGGAATATCTTGTGAAAATATCATATAAATTAATATCTTTATTTTTCATATAAAATACTGCCTAGAAGGATTCAATGAATTACCTTAGGAAATAATAATGAAATTTCAAACCCATGGGTATAATTATTATTTACTTCTAAGGTTATTTTTAAATTTTTAGCCATTTGTTTTGCTAGATATAATCCCATTCCTGTTGAGTTTTTTCTTTGCTCTCCAATTTCACCTGTGAAAGCTTTTTCAAATATAAATGGTATATCATATTCCTTAACTCCTATTCCATTATCTCTTATAGTAAGGATTATATTTTTCTCATTTTCATATGAAGTAATAACTATATGTGGATCACTTATTTCGATATTTTTATATTTTACTGAATTACTAATTATTTGCCTTATAATAAATTGAATTCCTCTTTTATCAGATAGTACTTTATAATCCCCAATGTCTAGTATTACATCTATAGATTTTTCCTGTAATATTACTTTATATTCTTCAATTACTTCTATACAACTCTCTTGTAATGATAACTCTTTGAAAAAGTAATCATTACAAGTGGATTTTAGCCTTGCATAATATAGCATTCTTTCTATATCCTCTTGCATTTTTGTTCTTACATATTGTAGTCTTTTATATACTATAGGTGAT from Clostridium septicum includes these protein-coding regions:
- a CDS encoding cytidine deaminase family protein yields the protein MEFSKLYEIAKATLNPRELSRSAYAASVAAAILTEKGNVYKGVCIDTPSSMGFCAEHATIATMITAGESCIVKMVAVYRSGEIVAPCGRCREFINQIDYNNYKCEVMLKDKILTISDLLPEPWN
- a CDS encoding DUF2812 domain-containing protein; translated protein: MKKKYVMIRGLAFSEEDDMEKLKNYASQGWILEDIVVGIFYKLRKDKPQNIVYNLDYQTETNEEYFTMFKEAGWKLVVSIENYMHIFSAQVGTKPIYSDCESEIDKYTSIRNTTRKGTLYSLIIAIALMGLLVVSLMVIKPIFLIILGLLIIDIFIFVFNFMPYLAYNSRIKQIKKYGKCNSKTIDNKISWKLYGIAGVLWLAIGIWHLIGELYFSSVFFIIFGAFFIFLSSSYFKKYKKSL
- a CDS encoding recombinase family protein, which encodes MIKNNKEIKNIFMYCRTSTDLQIDNFSIPSQIDKITAYCKLYGYNICGKYIDEGKSGTTIKNRTNFVQMIKDMKSKSNPIQAILVYNISRLSRSLSDIAYIIKLLEEYDITLISIDDNINTSDIYGRSIAYMLGTFAELSRYNIVSTCRSGMEQRAKEGLWNGGKIFGYVSNVDKELEIVPEQEKIIKEIFNLYVNKNWGYKKIACYLNTCNYKTLKNGTWSIQSIKQIIDNPIYAGFIRWGQYVDWAKKGRKGKNENYELFQGQHQPIIDMDTWTKAQAMRKINKDKFNKIYEGDFILTGLLRCPVCGASMISHRTKKKNKPNEFYRYYQCSNFFNKGVTVCTSNLVNADTAEKYVLDRISEIINSQEIINSLISKLNNRTTKDITPLEKQLKELEKSLAKINIKRNEHMENHFNDFISSDDLNANLKYLREKEDKITTQINIIKNEISQLANFQCIDSKKVIDILKNFNNVFINATIEQKKSLLRSIIDSISVNEGKTTKDRIINKIKLHFEPVDVQAQKINKKFATTYDTVHRIINKKL
- a CDS encoding PadR family transcriptional regulator — its product is MPRKDSIDIGELTDSAFYILSSVIEEKHGYLIMKTIENLTNNEVTIGPASLYTTLKKLLSADLVELSSGTDENKKVYKITNKGREMLIKEIERKKQMVKFAENFLK
- a CDS encoding sensor histidine kinase translates to MIRKLKGIFQKNRLWIIVIFTLNFIFGVLLWLSNDKAFIYIFPTMIIGSLILYCATAFSIYKNDLKREQAIRRFLDEPTKDVENEIISLFNYEEVEVIKDIGEILRQNQNTINTHKRGIDEYEEYIEAWAHEIKTPLGLMTFVLDNRKEEISPIVYKRLQYVRTKMQEDIERMLYYARLKSTCNDYFFKELSLQESCIEVIEEYKVILQEKSIDVILDIGDYKVLSDKRGIQFIIRQIISNSVKYKNIEISDPHIVITSYENEKNIILTIRDNGIGVKEYDIPFIFEKAFTGEIGEQRKNSTGMGLYLAKQMAKNLKITLEVNNNYTHGFEISLLFPKVIH
- a CDS encoding helix-turn-helix domain-containing protein, whose amino-acid sequence is MEFSDLIKISRKNCSLKLTELESLTGISASYISRIENGINKSPSAEHAISLAEALNIPYEELAKSFLKDKESKIITNQKDRVLIKKGTNILEDISKNKLSLREALEKLVGICTELEKKHIFIVAQNKENKYIVKLPIYDDLLVRKIKELMKIQFKTENISVLEGRVLEMDKCKEYELEEFLKGANEYFMTIDDKEYLEIKGYLNSIGY